The following are encoded together in the Flavobacterium haoranii genome:
- a CDS encoding YdcH family protein — MITKHQLTEEFPEFETKINTLKTESAHFKKMFETYDELDHEIYRIESDAAPASDDVLNELRMERVRLKDEIFQFLSQN; from the coding sequence ATGATTACAAAGCACCAATTAACGGAAGAATTTCCAGAGTTTGAAACAAAAATTAATACCTTAAAGACTGAAAGTGCGCATTTTAAAAAAATGTTTGAAACTTACGATGAGTTGGATCATGAAATCTATAGAATAGAAAGCGATGCAGCACCTGCTAGCGATGATGTTCTAAATGAATTGCGCATGGAACGCGTTCGTTTAAAAGATGAAATATTCCAATTCTTATCTCAAAATTAG
- a CDS encoding OmpP1/FadL family transporter: protein MKKTLLYLSLLTIGLINAQEVRPEDGLRYSLQDINGTARFRAMSGAFGALGGDLSSLNVNPAGSVFFKNNFASISASNLNSKNEANYFGSRTKENNSTLDLNQLGAVFVFKSDEKNWNKIALGFNYENMKDFDNDIYVRGINPNNSIGQYFVDYANLYDNSSDFAYDQAQMGYDSYIIDPTSNPDIFVSNVPVGGNYYQANAISTTGFNGKMTANVAASYRDFLSLGLNLNLHLTDYVRSSSLYESNSNPENTLPQSTIREIRFDNEVYTYGTGFSFNIGAIVKPIEFLRLGLSYESPTWYRLNDELTQDLYTASVNNPDGIQYPYYQSPVMIFPTYKLQTPAKSTGSIAYIFKNIGLVSFDISRKDYSSIEFKPKTDNTFSNINTFYSDYLKDNALEIRLGGEYKYKQFSFRAGYRFEESPYKVDYAMGDLTGYSGGIGYNFGHNRLDLAYTNAHRNYNQYLISSGMNDTARIRTTQNNVTLTYSINF from the coding sequence ATGAGTGGCGCATTTGGAGCACTTGGTGGAGATTTATCTTCATTAAATGTTAACCCTGCTGGATCAGTATTTTTTAAAAACAATTTTGCTAGTATTTCAGCGTCTAATTTAAATTCAAAAAATGAAGCGAATTATTTTGGAAGTAGAACTAAAGAAAATAATTCAACTTTAGATTTAAACCAATTAGGTGCAGTTTTTGTTTTTAAATCTGATGAGAAAAATTGGAATAAAATTGCTCTTGGTTTCAATTATGAAAACATGAAAGATTTTGATAATGATATTTATGTTAGAGGAATCAATCCAAACAATTCAATAGGACAATACTTTGTAGATTATGCCAACTTATATGACAATTCGAGTGATTTTGCGTACGATCAAGCACAAATGGGTTACGACTCTTATATCATTGATCCAACAAGTAACCCTGATATTTTTGTAAGCAATGTACCTGTTGGAGGCAATTATTACCAAGCAAATGCTATATCTACGACAGGCTTTAATGGAAAAATGACAGCTAACGTTGCAGCCAGTTATAGAGACTTTCTTTCTCTTGGATTGAATTTAAATTTACACCTTACCGATTATGTAAGATCTTCAAGCTTGTACGAAAGTAATTCCAATCCTGAAAACACATTACCTCAATCTACTATTAGAGAAATTAGATTTGATAATGAAGTTTATACCTACGGAACAGGTTTTTCTTTTAACATAGGAGCTATCGTTAAACCAATAGAATTTTTAAGATTAGGATTATCTTATGAGTCACCAACTTGGTATAGATTAAATGATGAACTAACTCAGGACTTATATACAGCTAGTGTTAACAACCCAGATGGAATTCAATATCCTTATTATCAAAGTCCTGTTATGATTTTCCCAACTTATAAATTACAAACGCCTGCAAAATCAACTGGAAGTATTGCTTATATTTTCAAAAACATAGGATTAGTAAGTTTTGATATTTCTCGTAAAGATTATAGTAGCATTGAATTTAAACCTAAAACAGATAATACTTTTAGTAATATTAATACATTTTATAGTGATTACTTAAAAGACAATGCTTTAGAAATTAGATTAGGTGGCGAATACAAATACAAACAATTCAGTTTTAGAGCAGGATATCGTTTTGAAGAAAGTCCATATAAAGTAGATTATGCAATGGGAGATTTAACAGGTTATAGCGGCGGTATTGGTTATAATTTTGGCCACAACAGATTAGATTTAGCTTATACAAATGCACATAGAAATTACAATCAGTATTTAATTTCATCTGGAATGAACGATACTGCAAGAATTAGAACCACTCAAAACAATGTTACTCTAACATACTCTATAAACTTTTAA
- a CDS encoding GyrI-like domain-containing protein, which translates to MFLRTEIIKTKKLLGFSTKTSLANDKTFFIWNKLMPRLKEVKNLVSSDLFSVQVYNFDSFKNFSPTTEFTKCAFVEVKTFDFVPNEFEEFTLETGKYAVFLHKGTSQDFAKTSQYIFAEWLPNSEFELDDRPHLAVMGDLYFGHENPNSQEEIWIPIK; encoded by the coding sequence ATGTTTCTTCGAACTGAAATTATCAAAACCAAAAAGCTTTTAGGATTTTCTACTAAAACATCTTTAGCAAACGACAAAACTTTTTTCATTTGGAACAAACTAATGCCAAGATTGAAAGAAGTAAAAAATTTAGTTTCGTCAGATTTATTTTCGGTTCAAGTTTACAATTTTGATTCCTTTAAAAATTTTAGTCCAACAACTGAATTTACTAAATGTGCATTTGTGGAAGTTAAAACCTTTGATTTTGTTCCAAACGAATTTGAAGAGTTTACTTTGGAAACTGGAAAATACGCTGTTTTTCTACACAAAGGAACATCTCAAGATTTTGCAAAAACTTCTCAATATATATTTGCAGAATGGTTACCAAATAGTGAGTTTGAATTAGATGACAGACCTCATTTAGCAGTAATGGGAGATTTATACTTTGGCCATGAAAACCCGAATTCTCAAGAAGAAATTTGGATACCAATAAAATAA